One Oncorhynchus masou masou isolate Uvic2021 chromosome 27, UVic_Omas_1.1, whole genome shotgun sequence genomic window carries:
- the si:cabz01007807.1 gene encoding uncharacterized protein si:cabz01007807.1, which translates to MDKEEEREGAQSEPVEGFLGERRPSIMRLQGMLRRVSQSPFRKQYRTPIPSTSESRDSSDTRLKQNGINRSLSKENPFYSYMKESSSVTIDGDTKNQDSEVLRGQSLVTVFAPPPEVRSTPEGLQPDKQTGDNLQTTPSDQPTYIFKTMSERRSPDLFETTALTQNTPNVSHSPLFVTPAERLELWATPSNQQDLFKTQPSKTPNPFQAPPTKRDYQFKAPPTKGESLFNAPPTKGDDLFQAPLSIPKDPFQSTPSDTPNLIQATPIRSNDPLQIPSSNVTPDIFQPLPSRTWDIFHSSPSDVFQSASFSTDSTVKQSTPLFQTSPGQKTDIFSGSDFEKTAELFNASLSNTQDFNLATPSEQYDILLMTPHGTRHVLQPTPTAMEHGTLHARSLSPTQAFNGNPQVKTSNSPPKPPPQKRQPKLQSRTEAERPDPKPGPQTKNTAQDNKLEEVEVFENILLTGQERCVEDWPENSPELNPHWKPSGKLRLRRESMKVASDSDGGSVEELEENDAGKRAKTKRGRTFKVSFLSRRGSKDKYSEDLKDSDSGTLRRGSKERFSESKDGESNSLRWGSKGGFLEEDFPKKGVDVFSADYEDKENYMEHGKPKKSFKFKMPLVHRRGSKDRFSADHLEKASGLHLPQHRANEGLLDDDFPQKEVGFISAGENEDEEHNGIDDSKQALGLDENSEEEPEERDGTGGLKKSKGVKIKFVPHRGFAICLEKDEPTGAHEYTPRRGSKMIHEKPLDELKGAHGYTPRKESKVNIFEETEEVKGYTPQSHPKSFLDDYLPEKGARFSSAGAVEEYQQNVMEDCKPKKPFKLKLLHMNRRKSGSAEENSQTSSTQQHSPQRRSEEGFLDSDVPQKGADLFYAGQIEEEQNEMEDWKPKKPSKFKNHLASRRKSSQIQEMFPYEKSQIGSERYTPRRASHEGFLDDDTSQRSDLFSAGGHGDYYGQDDIEDCKPKKSFKFKAPHKHRKETKTKARDERMTEYPPGATSSDYYFSEAAEAEWRSAQIDEQLADGLEDEEEEEEEGDTDSLMEWWNTVEQWDELPSDDEDKTVKDDETRSFTLLAEKVHRGLSVFNKVFTERAEVLWQYVIKLYALADDITSFHKKAKIGNITGGTTAAVGGGAAIVGLALAPFTFGASLIITAVGVGVAAAGGITSASATISDNVNNMQDRKKVEVVLEDYEARMEELVKILRFVCEGLYRLRGHPLLRRGTQHYSGDWEVRRAVQMVSLVDRPVLRATEVTEGAAVALRGLFKGMDKYFTKDSRELKKGFKKEVVFKIRQVAQVLHESLMELNAIREELQDANGNI; encoded by the exons ATG gataaggaggaggagagggaaggggcaCAGAGTGAGCCGGTGGAGGGTTTTTTGGGGGAGAGAAGACCG AGCATCATGAGACTACAGGGGATGCTGAGGAGAGTTTCCCAGAGTCCCTTCCGCAAACAATACAGG ACTCCTATCCCCTCCACTTCAGAATCCAGAGATTCCTCTGACACTCGCCTGAAGCAG AATGGAATCAATCGTAGCTTGTCAAAAGAGAACCCATTCTACTCTTATATGAAA GAATCCAGCAGTGTGACTATTGACGGGGACACGAAGAATCAGGATTCAGAGGTTCTACGTGGGCAGAGTTTAGTCACCGTCTTTGCTCCTCCGCCTGAGGTCCGGAGCACACCAGAGGGCCTCCAACCTGACAAACAGACAGGCGACAACCTTCAGACCACACCATCTGACCAGCCCACGTATATTTTCAAAACCATGTCTGAAAGACGGTCACCGGATCTCTTCGAAACAACGGCCCTAACTCAAAACACACCAAATGTGAGCCACAGTCCTTTATTTGTCACACCTGCTGAAAGACTGGAGCTTTGGGCAACTCCTTCGAACCAACAGGACCTATTCAAAACTCAGCCTTCAAAAACACCAAACCCATTCCAAGCTCCTCCAACCAAGAGAGATTACCAATTCAAAGCACCACCCACCAAGGGAGAGTCCCTATTCAATGCTCCTCCCACCAAGGGAGATGACCTTTTCCAAGCCCCTTTGTCCATTCCAAAGGACCCCTTCCAATCCACTCCTTCTGACACTCCCAATCTCATTCAAGCCACGCCTATTAGGTCAAATGACCCTTTGCAAATTCCCTCTTCCAATGTGACACCAGACATCTTTCAGCCCCTGCCTTCCAGGACATGGGACATATTCCATTCCTCACCCAGTGACGTCTTTCAGAGTGCTTCTTTCAGTACTGACTCTACAGTCAAGCAGTCCACACCTTTATTCCAGACTTCGCCAGGGCAGAAAACAGACATCTTCTCAGGGTCAGATTTTGAGAAGACTGCTGAGCTCTTCAATGCATCACTCTCCAACACGCAGGATTTCAACCTTGCAACACCCTCTGAACAGTATGATATCTTACTGATGACCCCTCATGGAACCAGACATGTTCTCCAACCCACCCCTACTGCCATGGAACATGGTACCCTCCATGCCAGATCCCTGTCCCCCACGCAGGCTTTCAATGGTAACCCCCAG GTGAAGACCTCCAACAGCCCTCCCAAACCACCTCCTCAAAAAAGACAGCCCAAGTTACAGAGTCGT ACCGAAGCTGAGCGACCAGATCCTAAACCAGGCCCTCAAACGAAGAACACAGCTCAG GACAACAAATTAGAGGAAGTGGAGGTATTTGAGAACATTCTTTTGACTGGCCAG gagagatgtgtggaggattGGCCTGAAAACAGTCCTGAGCTCAATCCTCACTGGAAACCT TCTGGCAAACTGAGGCTTAGGAGGGAGTCGATGAAG GTGGCATCAGACTCTGATGGGGGGAGTGTAGAAGAACTGGAAGAGAATGACGCCGGAAAACGTGCGAAAACT AAAAGGGGGAGGACGTTCAAGGTATCCTTTCTTTCCAGAAGAGGGTCAAAG GATAAATATTCTGAAGACCTGAAGGATAGTGACAGCGGCACACTACGTCGAGGATCAAAG GAGAGATTTTCTGAATCCAAGGATGGAGAGAGCAATAGTCTCCGTTGGGGGTCAAAG GGGGGCTTTTTGGAGGAAGACTTCCCAAAGAAAGGGGTAGATGTCTTCTCTGCAGATTACGAAGATAAGGAGAATTACATGGAGCACGGCAAGCCG AAGAAATCATTCAAATTCAAAATGCCCCTTGTGCATCGCAGAGGATCTAAG GATCGGTTTTCAGCTGACCATCTTGAAAAAGCTTCAGGCCTACATTTGCCTCAACATAGAgcgaat GAGGGCTTGCTAGACGATGACTTTCCTCAGAAGGAAGTAGGATTCATATCTGCAGGGGAGAATGAAGATGAAGAACATAATGGGATCGACGACTCCAAACAG GCCCTGGGTTTGGATGAGAACTCTGAAGAGGAGCCAGAGGAACGTGATGGGACGGGTGGACTT AAAAAAAGCAAAGGTGTCAAAATTAAGTTTGTGCCTCACAGAGGGTTCGCAATCTGCCTCGAAAAG GATGAACCAACAGGCGCTCATGAATACACACCTCGCAGAGGTTCAAAGATGATtcat GAGAAACCTCTTGATGAACTTAAAGGTGCCCATGGTTATACACCACGCAAGGAGTCCAAG GTTAATATTTTTGAGGAAACAGAAGAAGTGAAAGGCTACACCCCGCAGTCACACCCCAAG AGCTTTTTGGATGATTACTTGCCTGAGAAGGGGGCACGTTTCTCCTCAGCAGGAGCGGTAGAAGAATACCAACAGAATGTGATGGAAGACTGCAAACCG AAGAAACCGTTCAAATTAAAACTCCTACATATGAATCGTCGGAAATCGGGG AGCGCTGAGGAGAATTCTCAGACTAGTAGCACACAACAGCACTCCCCACAAAGGAGATCAGAG GAGGGCTTTCTGGACAGTGATGTGCCTCAGAAGGGAGCAGATCTCTTCTATGCTGGACAGATAGAAGAGGAACAGAACGAGATGGAAGACTGGAAACCG AAGAAACCATCAAAATTTAAGAACCACCTTGCAAGTCGGCGCAAGTCAAGCCAAATCCAG GAAATGTTTCCATATGAAAAGTCACAGATTGGTTCCGAGCGCTACACACCTCGACGAGCATCCCAT GAGGGCTTTCTGGACGATGACACTTCTCAGAGGTCAGATCTCTTCTCAGCAGGAGGGCATggagattattatggacaggATGATATAGAAGACTGCAAACCG AAGAAATCATTCAAATTTAAAGCCCCTCATAAGCATCGCAAAGAAACtaag actaaaGCGAGAGATGAAAGGATGACCGAGTACCCACCAGGAGCCACATCTAGTGACTACTACTTTTCAGAGGCTGCAGAG gcgGAGTGGCGTTCTGCTCAGATTGACGAACAGCTTGCAGACGgtctggaggatgaggaggaggaggaggaagagggg GACACTGACAGCTTGATGGAGTGGTGGAACACTGTGGAAC AATGGGATGAGCTGCCTTCAGATGATGAAGACAAGACCGTGAAGGACGATGAGACTAG gTCATTCACCCTACTGGCGGAGAAGGTGCACCGCGGCCTGAGTGTCTTCAACAAGGTGTTCACGGAGCGTGCCGAGGTCCTCTGGCAGTACGTCATCAAGCTCTACGCCCTTGCCGACGACATCACCTCCTTCCATAAGAAGGCCAAGATTGGCAACATCACCGGCGGCACCACCGCCGCCGTCGGGGGCGGCGCAGCCATCGTCGGCCTGGCCCTCGCCCCCTTCACCTTCGGCGCCTCGCTCATCATCACGGCTGTGGGCGTCGGGGTGGCGGCGGCCGGAGGGATCACGTCGGCCTCGGCGACCATCTCGGACAACGTGAACAACATGCAGGACAGGAAGAaagtggaggtggttctggaggATTATGAGGCAAGGATGGAGGAGTTGGTGAAGATCTTGAGGTTTGTGTGCGAGGGGCTGTATAGACTCAGGGGGCATCCTCTCCTCCGGAGAGGAACCCAGCACTACTCTGGAGACTGGGAGGTCCGCAGGGCCGTTCAAATGGTCAGCCTAGTGGATAGACCTGTGTTGAGGGCCACAGAGGTAACAGAAGGAGCTGCCGTGGCCCTCAGGGGCCTCTTCAAAGGAATGGATAAATACTTCACCAAGGACTCTCGTGAGCTAAAGAAAGGGTTTAAGAAAGAGGTGGTGTTTAAGATTAGGCAAGTAGCTCAGGTGCTACACGAGAGCCTGATGGAGCTGAATGCTATCAGGGAGGAGCTGCAGGATGCTAATGGCAATATATGA
- the LOC135516172 gene encoding protein NDRG2: MTTEMQEIAITEEKPLLPGQPDPAKDAEAAARILLDQGQEHSIETPHGLLHVTLHGTSNTRRPAILTFHDVGLDSKSCFSPLFKFEEMQEIVKNFTLVHIDAPGQEEGAATYPMGYQYPSMEQIAEMIPAVLTYFNFRSVIGVGVGAGAYILSRFTMAHPDSVEGLVLVNIDPQARGWMDWAAQKITTLTSSLTEQILSHLFSQEEMSANADLVKSHRDRISKAPNLINIELFWRGYNSRRDLILDRTSNFKCPVMLVVGDQAPYEEAAVECNSKLDPTTTSFLKMADAGGLPQLTQPSKLTEAFKYFIQGMGYMASSVMTRLSRSRTTSLSSSYSMEGERERSRTLSQSSQGGQMPPSPSHTMEVSC; the protein is encoded by the exons ATGACGACTGAGATGCAGGAGATCGCCATTACGGAGGAGAAGCCTTTACTACCGGGTCAGCCCGATCCTGCAAAG GATGCTGAGGCTGCAGCTCGAATACTGTTGGACCAGGGCCAG GAACACAGTATTGAGACACCTCATGGTCTCCTCCACGTGACTCTCCATGGAACCTCTAACACACGTCGTCCCGCCATCCTCACCTTCCACGATGTGGGCCTGGaca gtAAAAGCTGCTTCTCTCCTCTGTTTAAATTTGAGGAGATGCAGGAGATAGTGAAAAACTTCACTCTAGTCCACATTGATGCTCCTGGCCAAGAGGAGGGGGCCGCCACCTATCCTATGGG ATACCAGTATCCGTCCATGGAGCAAATTGCAGAGATGATCCCTGCAGTCCTGACATATTTCAA TTTCCGTTCTGTCATCGGAGTTGGAGTGGGAGCTGGGGCGTACATTCTCTCCAGGTTCACA ATGGCCCACCCAGACTCGGTTGAAGGTCTCGTTCTCGTCAACATTGACCCTCAGGCtagagggtggatggactgggctGCCCAGAAG ATCACTACCCTGACATCCTCTCTCACAGAGCAGATCTTGAGTCATCTCttcagtcag GAGGAGATGTCAGCTAACGCAGACCTGGTGAAGTCACACAGAGATCGCATCTCTAAAGCCCCCAACCTCATCAACATCGAGCTTTTCTGGAGGGGCTACAACag CCGTAGGGATCTGATCCTTGACCGTACCAGCAACttcaa GTGTCCTGTGATGCTGGTGGTCGGGGATCAGGCACCGTATGAGGAGGCTGCT GTGGAGTGCAACAGCAAACTGGACCCAACAACAACCTCATTCCTCAAG ATGGCAGATGCTGGCGGTCTTCCCCAGCTTACCCAG CCCAGCAAATTGACCGAGGCTTTCAAGTACTTCATTCAGGGGATGGGCTACA tgGCATCATCCGTCATGACCCGTCTGTCTCGTTCGCGCACCACCTCGCTGTCTTCCTCTTACTCCATGGAGGGGGAGCGTGAGCGTTCTCGtaccctgtctcagagctctcaGGGTGGGCAGATGCCCCCCAGCCCCTCCCATACCATGGAGGTGTCctgctga